In Aedes albopictus strain Foshan chromosome 3, AalbF5, whole genome shotgun sequence, the following are encoded in one genomic region:
- the LOC115257508 gene encoding peritrophin-1, giving the protein MFRIVVVAFFSVIVLSAIPSLESNRCLGRPDGFFVNDFTACDAFFTCIRGTPRPGRCPDGFYFNESNQMCDHPWNVICLLCVGTETETEPETEPQEGVVTEFFPIENECSMYTLCVDGVGFLRECAAGLMFDPVAQRCDLEENVQCVVNICPNSVNPAVASMVPDPTDCSQYYVCFNRIPNGPYTCNAGLLFDPITRRCDLKDNVECQLNKI; this is encoded by the exons atgtttaggatagtGGTAGTGGCATTTTTTTCGGTGATAGTTTTAAGCGCAATTCCAAGCCTGGAATCCAATCGCTGCCTTGGCAGGCCTGACGGTTTCTTCGTCAACGACTTTACAGCATGTGACGCCTTTTTCACATGCATCCGCGGAACGCCAAGGCCGGGACGTTGCCCGGATGGGTTCTACTTTAACGAGAGCAATCAAATGTGCGATCACCCGTGGAATGTGATTTGCCTGCTTTGCGTTGGAACGGAAACAGAGACGGAACCGGAAACGGAGCCACAAGAAGGTGTAGTGACGGAGTTCTTTCCGATCGAAAACGAATGCAGCATGTACACGCTCTGTGTCGATGGTGTTGGATTCCTGAGAGAGTGTGCGGCCGGTTTGATGTTCGATCCCGTGGCTCAGCGCTGCGACCTGGAGGAAAATGTTCAGTGTGTGGTAAACATCTGCCCGAACAGTGTCAACCCGGCGGTAGCTTCTATGGTACCGGATCCGACGGATTGCTCTCAGTACTACGTCTGCTTCAACAGGATTCCGAACGGACCGTATACGTGCAACGCTGGTCTTCTGTTCGATCCCATTACCAGGCGATGCGACCTGAAGGATAATGTCGAATGTCAG CTGAATAAGATTTag